Proteins from a genomic interval of Arachis hypogaea cultivar Tifrunner chromosome 10, arahy.Tifrunner.gnm2.J5K5, whole genome shotgun sequence:
- the LOC112716253 gene encoding hexosyltransferase GAUT11 — protein sequence MRRRAAAEFRRRVRRRFSYWIWFLLAAFSLAALLLFVVQHNHRQDQFQLPLTEKNARGELAKESMNFSNEILSATSFSRQLAEQMVLAKAYVVIAKAHNNHHFAWQLSSKIRICQLLLSKAAMTGEPITLDEAEPIIKSLSSLIFKAQDVHYDIATTIVTMKSHIQALEERANAVTVQSTVFAQMSAEALPKSLHCLNVKLMTDWLRTLSLQKHSNEWKTSRLKDNSLYHFCIFSDNVLATSVVVNSTVVNADHPKQLIFHIVTNDDNYGAMQAWFLSNDFKGAIIEVQNFEDFHWLNENYSPIIKQLHNPESQAFYFGAYQDVNVESKVRNPKYLSVLNHLRFYIPEIYPQLEKVVFLDDDVVVQKDLTILFSLDLHGNVNGAVETCLEAFHRYYKYLNFSNSIISSKFDPQACGWAFGMNIFDLVAWRKADVTARYHYWLEQNANGTLWKLGTLPPALLSFYGLTEPLDRRWHVLGLGYDLNIDNRLIESAAVIHFNGNMKPWLKLAIGRYKPLWHRYINQSHPHLLDCASS from the exons ATGCGCCGCCGAGCTGCCGCCGAGTTCCGGCGCCGTGTTCGGCGGAGGTTTTCTTATTGGATCTGGTTTCTCCTCGCCGCCTTCTCTCTTGCGGCTTTGCTTTTGTTCGTAGTGCAGCACAATCATCGCCAAGATCAGTTTCAGCTTCCGCTAACG GAGAAGAATGCCAGAGGTGAACTTGCAAAAGAGAGTATGAATTTTTCCAATGAAATTTTAAGTGCAACATCCTTTTCACGACAGTTAGCAGAGCAAATGGTTCTGGCCAAGGCATATGTGGTCATTGCCAAAGCACACAATAATCATCATTTTGCCTGGCAGCTTAGTTCAAAGATTAGAATTTGCCAGCTTTTGCTTTCAAAAGCTGCCATGACTGGGGAGCCCATTACCTTGGACGAAGCTGAGCCAATTATTAAAAGCCTCTCTTCCCTGATTTTCAAGGCACAAGATGTCCATTATGACATTGCTACCACTATAGTAACAATGAAGTCGCACATTCAAGCTCTCGAAGAACGTGCCAATGCTGTAACAGTTCAAAGCACAGTGTTTGCTCAAATGTCAGCCGAAGCACTGCCAAAGAGTCTTCATTGCCTAAATGTGAAACTTATGACTGATTGGCTAAGGACATTGTCCCTGCAAAAACACTCAAACGAGTGGAAAACTTCTCGTCTCAAGGACAACAGTTTATATCATTTCTGCATTTTTTCAGATAATGTGCTCGCAACATCAGTTGTTGTTAACTCTACAGTTGTCAATGCAGACCACCCAAAACAATTGATCTTTCACATTGTCACCAATGATGACAATTATGGAGCAATGCAAGCATGGTTCCTTAGTAATGACTTTAAAGGGGCCATCATAGAGGTGCAGAATTTTGAGGACTTTCATTGGTTGAATGAAAATTATTCTCCGATTATCAAACAGCTACACAATCCAGAATCTCAAGCCTTCTATTTTGGAGCTTATCAAGATGTGAATGTCGAATCAAAAGTTCGGAACCCCAAGTATTTGTCTGTACTTAATCATCTTCGGTTTTACATCCCTGAGATTTATCCACAACTTGAGAAGGTTGTTTTCCTTGACGATGATGTCGTCGTCCAGAAGGACCTCACCATACTTTTCTCACTGGATTTGCATGGAAATGTGAATGGTGCAGTTGAAACTTGTCTTGAAGCGTTTCATCGGTACTACAAGTATCTAAACTTCTCAAATTCAATTATAAGCTCAAAGTTCGATCCACAGGCATGTGGATGGGCATTTGGCATGAACATTTTTGACTTGGTTGCATGGAGGAAAGCAGATGTGACAGCAAGATATCACTATTGGCTGGAGCAAAATGCCAATGGCACACTCTGGAAGCTTGGCACGCTTCCTCCAGCTCTTCTAAGTTTCTATGGTTTGACAGAACCACTTGATAGAAGATGGCATGTTTTAGGATTGGGTTATGACTTAAATATTGACAACCGTCTAATTGAAAGCGCGGCAGTTATCCACTTCAATGGGAACATGAAGCCATGGCTGAAGCTAGCTATAGGCAGGTATAAGCCACTGTGGCACAGGTACATAAATCAAAGTCACCCTCACCTTCTAGATTGTGCCAGTAGTTAA
- the LOC114924551 gene encoding uncharacterized protein, with the protein MTTNSSECINVVLKGTRYLLISAIVHITYERLQKLFVTKGREAQSKMAAGNRFSQRLLAAIEKNREGIPKMCVTHCDRRASVFVVEELEPFEGWSQGSFRVWLSEGTCDCGLFQFLYYPCRHALAGCVAASIEWAPYVHPVYKQEAVFKVYEMEFSLISDKSLWPEWYGTSIFPSLPRRLSSILPTLPRP; encoded by the coding sequence ATGACCACAAATTCATCAGAGTGCATCAATGTAGTTCTTAAGGGGACACGATACTTGCTGATTTCAGCCATTGTGCACATCACGTACGAAAGACTGCAGAAGTTATTTGTGACGAAAGGCAGGGAGGCGCAATCAAAGATGGCGGCTGGGAACCGCTTCTCCCAAAGACTATTGGCCGCCATTGAGAAGAATAGAGAAGGCATCCCGAAGATGTGTGTCACTCATTGTGATAGGCGGGCCTCTGTGTTTGTTGTGGAGGAGCTAGAGCCATTTGAGGGTTGGTCGCAAGGTTCCTTCCGTGTTTGGCTATCTGAAGGTACGTGTGACTGTGGATTATTTCAGTTTCTCTACTATCCCTGCCGGCACGCACTTGCCGGGTGTGTAGCAGCAAGCATTGAGTGGGCCCCGTATGTGCATCCAGTCTACAAACAGGAAGCTGTATTCAAGGTGTACGAGATGGAGTTTTCACTTATCTCTGACAAGTCGCTTTGGCCGGAGTGGTATGGGACGAGTATCTTCCCTTCCCTCCCTCGCAGGTTGTCGAGTATCCTCCCTACCCTCCCTCGTCCCTAG